The following are from one region of the Odontesthes bonariensis isolate fOdoBon6 chromosome 12, fOdoBon6.hap1, whole genome shotgun sequence genome:
- the tex30 gene encoding LOW QUALITY PROTEIN: testis-expressed protein 30 (The sequence of the model RefSeq protein was modified relative to this genomic sequence to represent the inferred CDS: deleted 1 base in 1 codon): MGSSNMIGIKETVKVPFGTKYLDAALCVPVSVTVHTAVVLTHGAGGDMNFRQLVSLAHALASQGFLCLRFTCKGLNLVYRVKPCHAVWIMESHTQTVATST, encoded by the exons ATGGGCAGCTCGAATATGATAGGAATCAAA GAAACTGTGAAGGTGCCATTTGGGACAAAGTACCTGGACGCAGCTTTGTGTGTCCCAGTCTCAGTAACA GTTCACACAGCTGTCGTACTCACACACGGTGCAGGGGGAGACATGAACTTCAGACAGCTGGTTTCTCTCGCTCACGCCCTGGCGTCACAAGGCTTCCTCTGCCTCCGTTTTACGTGCAAAGGCTTAAACTTGGTTTACAGAGTGAAGCCTTGTCATGCTGTGTGG ataatggaatctcatacacagacagtggccacatcaacctag
- the poglut2 gene encoding protein O-glucosyltransferase 2, with the protein MSLRVFSFFLLPFFLEVFSHDLAEAQAGSVLSASKTLVWGPGLETNIVLPARFFYIQSVDSSGKNLTTSPGEKTFEVKITSPVEPFTRIWVQVLDRRDGSFLVRYRMYATYMDLHIHISLKSDHVAKSPYILKGPVYHEGCHCPQPSGPLWEARMHCPQSFAQIDRDMSLYATVDPDLIAQEIPQRFGQRQSLCHYTIKDNQVYVKTLGEHVGFRIFMDAILLSLSRKVRLPDMEFFVNLGDWPLEKRKPTEKIHPIFSWCGSNNTRDIVMPTYDLTESVLETMGRVSLDMMSVQANTGPPWPEKNATAFWRGRDSRQERLELVKLSRSHPDFIDAAFTNFFFFKHDESLYGPLVKHVSFFDFFKYKYQINIDGTVAAYRLPYLLAGDSVVLKQDSGYYEHFYNELRPWEHYIPVRADLGDLLEKIQWARDHDEEAKKIALSGQRFARTHLTGDAIFCYYYKLFKEYAKLQVTEPKVRTGMELVEQPTDDLFPCSCHRLREKDEL; encoded by the exons ATGTCTCTTCGAGTGTTTTCGTTTTTTCTGCTGCCTTTCTTTTTGGAGGTGTTTAGCCATGACCTGGCAGAGGCACAAGCTGGCTCGGTACTCAGTGCTTCCAAAACGCTAGTGTGGGGACCAGGGCTGGAGACTAACATTGTCCTCCCGGCTCGGTTTTTCTACATACAGTCGGTGGACAGCTCAGGGAAGAA TTTAACAACATCGCCTGGTGAGAAGACCTTTGAAGTGAAGATCACGTCTCCTGTGGAGCCTTTCACCAGGATCTGGGTCCAGGTCCTGGATCGTCGGGACGGGTCGTTCCTGGTTCGCTACAGGATGTACGCCACCTACATGGACCTTCACATCCACATTTCTCTCAAGAGCGACCACGTTGCAAAGTCACCGTATATTCTCAAAG GTCCCGTCTATCACGAGGGATGTCACTGTCCACAGCCGAGTGGTCCATTATGGGAGGCCCGCATGCACTGTCCTCAGTCCTTTGCCCAGATAGACAGGGACATGTCCCTTTACGCGACTGTTGATCCAGATCTCATTGCACAGGAGATCCCACAGCGCTTTGGGCAGCGGCAAAGCCTCTGCCACTACACCATCAAAGACAACCAG gTCTATGTTAAAACATTAGGAGAGCATGTCGGGTTCAGAATCTTTATGGACGCCATCCTACTGTCGCTCTCAAGGAAG GTGCGGCTCCCTGACATGGAGTTCTTCGTCAATCTGGGTGACTGGCCACTGGAGAAGAGGAAACCCACTGAGAAGATTCATCCCATTTTTTCCTGGTGCGGCTCCAACAATACCAGAGATATCGTCATGCCCACTTATGACTTAACTGAATCTGTCCTTGAAACCATGGGAAG AGTAAGCCTGGATATGATGTCTGTTCAGGCCAACACGGGGCCGCCGTGGCCGGAGAAGAACGCCACGGCCTTCTGGAGGGGACGGGACAGTCGTCAAGAGCGTCTGGAGCTTGTTAAGCTGTCGAGGTCTCACCCTGACTTTATAGATGCAGCTTTTacaaacttcttcttcttcaaacACGACGAGAGCCTCTACGGGCCGCTGGTCAAACACGTCTCTTTTTTTGACTTTTTCAAG TACAAGTACCAAATAAACATTGATGGAACAGTAGCAGCGTACCGGCTACCGTACCTGTTGGCAGGAGACAGCGTGGTCTTGAAGCAGGATTCTGGTTACTACGAACATTTCTACAACGAGCTGCGGCCATGGGAGCATTACATCCCTGTGAGAGCGGACCTGGGGGACCTGCTGGAAAAGATCCAGTGGGCTCGTGACCACGATGAAGAG GCAAAGAAAATTGCACTTTCAGGTCAGCGGTTTGCCCGGACTCATCTCACGGGGGACGCGATATTTTGTTACTACTACAAACTCTTCAAG GAGTATGCCAAACTCCAGGTCACGGAGCCAAAGGTTCGGACCGGCATGGAGCTTGTGGAGCAGCCCACTGATGACCTGTTCCCGTGTTCCTGTCACAGATTGAGG GAAAAGGATGAACTTTGA